From Poecile atricapillus isolate bPoeAtr1 chromosome 13, bPoeAtr1.hap1, whole genome shotgun sequence, one genomic window encodes:
- the PDLIM7 gene encoding PDZ and LIM domain protein 7 isoform X8: MGDMESYKVMLNGPAPWGFRLQGGKDFSMPLSISRLTLGGKAAQAGVGVGDWVLYIDGESTSAMTHIEAQNRIRACGDRLCLTLSRAQNQLGKPQKVSVPDPSPGATMKTEPGLAPRTPSATPSPTSRPPWAVDPSFAERYAPDKTSTVVSKHSQPATPTPMQNRSSIVQAAQQAPEGPGRTPLCYKCNKVIRGRYLVALGHYYHPEEFTCCQCRKVLDEGGFFEEKGSIFCPKCYDTRYAPSCAKCKKKITGEVMHALKMTWHVQCFTCNACKTPIRNRAFYMEEGQPYCERDYEKMFGTKCRGCDFKIDAGDRFLEALGFSWHDTCFVCAICQTNLEGKTFYSKKDKPLCKSHAFSHV; encoded by the exons ATGGGCGACATGGAGTCCTACAAGGTGATGCTGAATGGGCCGGCACCCTGGGGCttcaggctgcagggagggaaggattTCAGCATGCCGCTCTCCATCTCCAGG CTGACTCTGGGTGGGAAGGCAGCCCAGGCCGGCGTGGGAGTGGGTGACTGGGTGCTGTACATCGATGGGGAGAGCACCAGTGCCATGACACACATCGAGGCCCAGAACAGGATCCGTGCCTGCGGGGACAGGCTCTGCCTCACCTTGAGCAG AGCCCAGAACCAGCTGGGGAAGCCGCAGAAG GTCTCCGtgccagacccttccccaggaGCAACAATGAAAACTGAACCAGGACTGG cccccaggacccccagtgccacccccagccccaccagccgCCCACCCTGGGCTGTGGACCCCTCGTTTGCCGAGCGCTACGCCCCGGACAAGACGAGCACGGTGGTGAGCAAGCACAGCCAGCCAGCCACACCGACCCCCATGCAGAACCGCAGCTCCATCGTGCAGGCGGCCCAGCAAGCCCCCGAGGGGCCCGGCCGCACCCCGCTCTGCTACAAGTGCAACAAGGTCATCAG GGGACGGTACCTCGTGGCGCTGGGACATTATTACCACCCCGAGGAGTTCACCTGCTGCCAGTGCAGGAAGGTGCTGGATGAGGGTGGCTTCTTTGAGGAGAAAGGCTCCATCTTCTGCCCCAAGTGCTACGACACGCGCTACGCACCCAGCTGTGCCAAGTGCAAGAAGAAGATCACTGGG GAGGTGATGCACGCACTGAAGATGACCTGGCACGTGCAGTGCTTCACCTGCAACGCCTGCAAAACTCCCATCCGCAACCGAGCCTTCTACATGGAGGAGGGACAGCCCTACTGTGAGAGAG ACTATGAGAAGATGTTTGGCACCAAGTGCCGTGGCTGTGACTTCAAGATCGATGCTGGGGACCGGTTCCTGGAGGCGCTGGGGTTCAGCTGGCATGACACTTGCTTTGTCTGTGCG ATCTGCCAGACCAACCTGGAAGGGAAGACATTCTACTCCAAGAAGGACAAGCCGCTGTGCAAGAGCCATGCTTTCTCCCATGTGTGA
- the PDLIM7 gene encoding PDZ and LIM domain protein 7 isoform X1 — translation MGDMESYKVMLNGPAPWGFRLQGGKDFSMPLSISRLTLGGKAAQAGVGVGDWVLYIDGESTSAMTHIEAQNRIRACGDRLCLTLSRAQNQLGKPQKVLSLDKQPPQLLESPSTPVCDPVKLRMLEDIDDSKPHSWTSQSRSFRKLSRLVGADSMEDGEEELVKKPRDSHGSSWGTVEPWQPQQPLEPPSTPGCDPGKLRMLEDAEGWQPRTGTSQSRSFRRLAQLTGTDGMEDGEDEIVKKPRDAHGSNWGTGQHWQPPQLLEPPSDTVCDPVKLRMLEDIDDSKPHTWTSQSRSFRKLARLVGASSMDDGEEEPVKKPRDSHGSSWGTVEQRQPLEPPSTPGCDPGKLRMLEDAEGWQPRTGTSQSRSFRRLAQLTGTDGMEDGEDEIVKKPRDSHGSSWGTVEQRQSPQPLEPPSTPGCNPGKLRLIEDAEDWQPRTGTSQSRTFRKLAQLTGTDSSMEDHDDVFVRKPSQVSVPDPSPGATMKTEPGLAPRTPSATPSPTSRPPWAVDPSFAERYAPDKTSTVVSKHSQPATPTPMQNRSSIVQAAQQAPEGPGRTPLCYKCNKVIRGRYLVALGHYYHPEEFTCCQCRKVLDEGGFFEEKGSIFCPKCYDTRYAPSCAKCKKKITGEVMHALKMTWHVQCFTCNACKTPIRNRAFYMEEGQPYCERDYEKMFGTKCRGCDFKIDAGDRFLEALGFSWHDTCFVCAICQTNLEGKTFYSKKDKPLCKSHAFSHV, via the exons ATGGGCGACATGGAGTCCTACAAGGTGATGCTGAATGGGCCGGCACCCTGGGGCttcaggctgcagggagggaaggattTCAGCATGCCGCTCTCCATCTCCAGG CTGACTCTGGGTGGGAAGGCAGCCCAGGCCGGCGTGGGAGTGGGTGACTGGGTGCTGTACATCGATGGGGAGAGCACCAGTGCCATGACACACATCGAGGCCCAGAACAGGATCCGTGCCTGCGGGGACAGGCTCTGCCTCACCTTGAGCAG AGCCCAGAACCAGCTGGGGAAGCCGCAGAAG GTGCTGAGCCTTGACAA GCAgcccccacagctgctggagtcccccagcacccctgtGTGTGACCCTGTGAAGCTGCGGATGTTAGAGGACATTGACGACTCAAAGCCCCACAGCTGGACCTCCCAGTCCCGTTCCTTCCGCAAACTGTCGCGGCTGGTGGGCGCAGACAGCA TGGAGGATGGTGAGGAAGAGCTTGTTAAAAAGCCCAG GGATTCCCATGGGTCCAGCTGGGGCACAGTGGAGCCATG gcagccccagcagcctctggagcCCCCCAGTACCCCTGGGTGTGATCCTGGGAAGTTGCGGATGTTGGAGGATGCTGAGGGCTGGCAGCCCCGCACCGGGACCTCCCAGTCCCGCTCCTTCCGCAGACTGGCCCAGCTGACGGGCACAGATGGCA TGGAGGATGGTGAGGATGAGATTGTTAAAAAGCCCAG GGATGCCCACGGGTCCAACTGGGGCACGGGGCAACATTG GCAgcccccacagctgctggagccCCCCAGTGACACTGTGTGTGACCCTGTGAAGCTGCGGATGTTAGAGGACATTGATGACTCAAAGCCCCACACCTGGACGTCCCAGTCCCGTTCCTTCCGCAAACTGGCCCGGCTGGTGGGCGCAAGCAGCA TGGATGATGGTGAGGAAGAGCCTGTTAAAAAGCCCAG GGATTCCCATGGGTCCAGCTGGGGCACAGTGGAGCAGCG GCAGCCTCTGGAGCCCCCCAGTACCCCCGGGTGTGATCCTGGGAAGTTGCGGATGTTGGAGGATGCTGAGGGCTGGCAGCCCCGCACCGGGACCTCCCAGTCCCGCTCCTTCCGCAGACTGGCCCAGCTGACGGGCACAGATGGCA TGGAGGATGGTGAGGACGAGATTGTTAAAAAGCCCAG GGATTCCCATGGGTCCAGCTGGGGCACAGTGGAGCAGCG ACAGTCCCCTCagcccctggagccccccagcacccctgggtgcaACCCTGGGAAGCTGCGACTGATAGAGGATGCTGAGGACTGGCAGCCCCGCACCGGGACCTCCCAGTCCCGCACCTTCCGCAAACTGGCCCAGCTGACAGGCACCGACAGCAGCA TGGAGGATCATGATGATGTGTTTGTTAGGAAGCCCAG CCAGGTCTCCGtgccagacccttccccaggaGCAACAATGAAAACTGAACCAGGACTGG cccccaggacccccagtgccacccccagccccaccagccgCCCACCCTGGGCTGTGGACCCCTCGTTTGCCGAGCGCTACGCCCCGGACAAGACGAGCACGGTGGTGAGCAAGCACAGCCAGCCAGCCACACCGACCCCCATGCAGAACCGCAGCTCCATCGTGCAGGCGGCCCAGCAAGCCCCCGAGGGGCCCGGCCGCACCCCGCTCTGCTACAAGTGCAACAAGGTCATCAG GGGACGGTACCTCGTGGCGCTGGGACATTATTACCACCCCGAGGAGTTCACCTGCTGCCAGTGCAGGAAGGTGCTGGATGAGGGTGGCTTCTTTGAGGAGAAAGGCTCCATCTTCTGCCCCAAGTGCTACGACACGCGCTACGCACCCAGCTGTGCCAAGTGCAAGAAGAAGATCACTGGG GAGGTGATGCACGCACTGAAGATGACCTGGCACGTGCAGTGCTTCACCTGCAACGCCTGCAAAACTCCCATCCGCAACCGAGCCTTCTACATGGAGGAGGGACAGCCCTACTGTGAGAGAG ACTATGAGAAGATGTTTGGCACCAAGTGCCGTGGCTGTGACTTCAAGATCGATGCTGGGGACCGGTTCCTGGAGGCGCTGGGGTTCAGCTGGCATGACACTTGCTTTGTCTGTGCG ATCTGCCAGACCAACCTGGAAGGGAAGACATTCTACTCCAAGAAGGACAAGCCGCTGTGCAAGAGCCATGCTTTCTCCCATGTGTGA
- the PDLIM7 gene encoding PDZ and LIM domain protein 7 isoform X3 encodes MGDMESYKVMLNGPAPWGFRLQGGKDFSMPLSISRLTLGGKAAQAGVGVGDWVLYIDGESTSAMTHIEAQNRIRACGDRLCLTLSRAQNQLGKPQKVLSLDKQPPQLLESPSTPVCDPVKLRMLEDIDDSKPHSWTSQSRSFRKLSRLVGADSMEDGEEELVKKPRDSHGSSWGTVEPWQPQQPLEPPSTPGCDPGKLRMLEDAEGWQPRTGTSQSRSFRRLAQLTGTDGMEDGEDEIVKKPRDAHGSNWGTGQHWQPPQLLEPPSDTVCDPVKLRMLEDIDDSKPHTWTSQSRSFRKLARLVGASSMDDGEEEPVKKPRDSHGSSWGTVEQRQSPQPLEPPSTPGCNPGKLRLIEDAEDWQPRTGTSQSRTFRKLAQLTGTDSSMEDHDDVFVRKPSQVSVPDPSPGATMKTEPGLAPRTPSATPSPTSRPPWAVDPSFAERYAPDKTSTVVSKHSQPATPTPMQNRSSIVQAAQQAPEGPGRTPLCYKCNKVIRGRYLVALGHYYHPEEFTCCQCRKVLDEGGFFEEKGSIFCPKCYDTRYAPSCAKCKKKITGEVMHALKMTWHVQCFTCNACKTPIRNRAFYMEEGQPYCERDYEKMFGTKCRGCDFKIDAGDRFLEALGFSWHDTCFVCAICQTNLEGKTFYSKKDKPLCKSHAFSHV; translated from the exons ATGGGCGACATGGAGTCCTACAAGGTGATGCTGAATGGGCCGGCACCCTGGGGCttcaggctgcagggagggaaggattTCAGCATGCCGCTCTCCATCTCCAGG CTGACTCTGGGTGGGAAGGCAGCCCAGGCCGGCGTGGGAGTGGGTGACTGGGTGCTGTACATCGATGGGGAGAGCACCAGTGCCATGACACACATCGAGGCCCAGAACAGGATCCGTGCCTGCGGGGACAGGCTCTGCCTCACCTTGAGCAG AGCCCAGAACCAGCTGGGGAAGCCGCAGAAG GTGCTGAGCCTTGACAA GCAgcccccacagctgctggagtcccccagcacccctgtGTGTGACCCTGTGAAGCTGCGGATGTTAGAGGACATTGACGACTCAAAGCCCCACAGCTGGACCTCCCAGTCCCGTTCCTTCCGCAAACTGTCGCGGCTGGTGGGCGCAGACAGCA TGGAGGATGGTGAGGAAGAGCTTGTTAAAAAGCCCAG GGATTCCCATGGGTCCAGCTGGGGCACAGTGGAGCCATG gcagccccagcagcctctggagcCCCCCAGTACCCCTGGGTGTGATCCTGGGAAGTTGCGGATGTTGGAGGATGCTGAGGGCTGGCAGCCCCGCACCGGGACCTCCCAGTCCCGCTCCTTCCGCAGACTGGCCCAGCTGACGGGCACAGATGGCA TGGAGGATGGTGAGGATGAGATTGTTAAAAAGCCCAG GGATGCCCACGGGTCCAACTGGGGCACGGGGCAACATTG GCAgcccccacagctgctggagccCCCCAGTGACACTGTGTGTGACCCTGTGAAGCTGCGGATGTTAGAGGACATTGATGACTCAAAGCCCCACACCTGGACGTCCCAGTCCCGTTCCTTCCGCAAACTGGCCCGGCTGGTGGGCGCAAGCAGCA TGGATGATGGTGAGGAAGAGCCTGTTAAAAAGCCCAG GGATTCCCATGGGTCCAGCTGGGGCACAGTGGAGCAGCG ACAGTCCCCTCagcccctggagccccccagcacccctgggtgcaACCCTGGGAAGCTGCGACTGATAGAGGATGCTGAGGACTGGCAGCCCCGCACCGGGACCTCCCAGTCCCGCACCTTCCGCAAACTGGCCCAGCTGACAGGCACCGACAGCAGCA TGGAGGATCATGATGATGTGTTTGTTAGGAAGCCCAG CCAGGTCTCCGtgccagacccttccccaggaGCAACAATGAAAACTGAACCAGGACTGG cccccaggacccccagtgccacccccagccccaccagccgCCCACCCTGGGCTGTGGACCCCTCGTTTGCCGAGCGCTACGCCCCGGACAAGACGAGCACGGTGGTGAGCAAGCACAGCCAGCCAGCCACACCGACCCCCATGCAGAACCGCAGCTCCATCGTGCAGGCGGCCCAGCAAGCCCCCGAGGGGCCCGGCCGCACCCCGCTCTGCTACAAGTGCAACAAGGTCATCAG GGGACGGTACCTCGTGGCGCTGGGACATTATTACCACCCCGAGGAGTTCACCTGCTGCCAGTGCAGGAAGGTGCTGGATGAGGGTGGCTTCTTTGAGGAGAAAGGCTCCATCTTCTGCCCCAAGTGCTACGACACGCGCTACGCACCCAGCTGTGCCAAGTGCAAGAAGAAGATCACTGGG GAGGTGATGCACGCACTGAAGATGACCTGGCACGTGCAGTGCTTCACCTGCAACGCCTGCAAAACTCCCATCCGCAACCGAGCCTTCTACATGGAGGAGGGACAGCCCTACTGTGAGAGAG ACTATGAGAAGATGTTTGGCACCAAGTGCCGTGGCTGTGACTTCAAGATCGATGCTGGGGACCGGTTCCTGGAGGCGCTGGGGTTCAGCTGGCATGACACTTGCTTTGTCTGTGCG ATCTGCCAGACCAACCTGGAAGGGAAGACATTCTACTCCAAGAAGGACAAGCCGCTGTGCAAGAGCCATGCTTTCTCCCATGTGTGA
- the PDLIM7 gene encoding PDZ and LIM domain protein 7 isoform X5: MGDMESYKVMLNGPAPWGFRLQGGKDFSMPLSISRLTLGGKAAQAGVGVGDWVLYIDGESTSAMTHIEAQNRIRACGDRLCLTLSRAQNQLGKPQKVLSLDKQPPQLLESPSTPVCDPVKLRMLEDIDDSKPHSWTSQSRSFRKLSRLVGADSMEDGEEELVKKPRDSHGSSWGTVEPWQPQQPLEPPSTPGCDPGKLRMLEDAEGWQPRTGTSQSRSFRRLAQLTGTDGMEDGEDEIVKKPRDSHGSSWGTVEQRQSPQPLEPPSTPGCNPGKLRLIEDAEDWQPRTGTSQSRTFRKLAQLTGTDSSMEDHDDVFVRKPSQVSVPDPSPGATMKTEPGLAPRTPSATPSPTSRPPWAVDPSFAERYAPDKTSTVVSKHSQPATPTPMQNRSSIVQAAQQAPEGPGRTPLCYKCNKVIRGRYLVALGHYYHPEEFTCCQCRKVLDEGGFFEEKGSIFCPKCYDTRYAPSCAKCKKKITGEVMHALKMTWHVQCFTCNACKTPIRNRAFYMEEGQPYCERDYEKMFGTKCRGCDFKIDAGDRFLEALGFSWHDTCFVCAICQTNLEGKTFYSKKDKPLCKSHAFSHV, encoded by the exons ATGGGCGACATGGAGTCCTACAAGGTGATGCTGAATGGGCCGGCACCCTGGGGCttcaggctgcagggagggaaggattTCAGCATGCCGCTCTCCATCTCCAGG CTGACTCTGGGTGGGAAGGCAGCCCAGGCCGGCGTGGGAGTGGGTGACTGGGTGCTGTACATCGATGGGGAGAGCACCAGTGCCATGACACACATCGAGGCCCAGAACAGGATCCGTGCCTGCGGGGACAGGCTCTGCCTCACCTTGAGCAG AGCCCAGAACCAGCTGGGGAAGCCGCAGAAG GTGCTGAGCCTTGACAA GCAgcccccacagctgctggagtcccccagcacccctgtGTGTGACCCTGTGAAGCTGCGGATGTTAGAGGACATTGACGACTCAAAGCCCCACAGCTGGACCTCCCAGTCCCGTTCCTTCCGCAAACTGTCGCGGCTGGTGGGCGCAGACAGCA TGGAGGATGGTGAGGAAGAGCTTGTTAAAAAGCCCAG GGATTCCCATGGGTCCAGCTGGGGCACAGTGGAGCCATG gcagccccagcagcctctggagcCCCCCAGTACCCCTGGGTGTGATCCTGGGAAGTTGCGGATGTTGGAGGATGCTGAGGGCTGGCAGCCCCGCACCGGGACCTCCCAGTCCCGCTCCTTCCGCAGACTGGCCCAGCTGACGGGCACAGATGGCA TGGAGGATGGTGAGGATGAGATTGTTAAAAAGCCCAG GGATTCCCATGGGTCCAGCTGGGGCACAGTGGAGCAGCG ACAGTCCCCTCagcccctggagccccccagcacccctgggtgcaACCCTGGGAAGCTGCGACTGATAGAGGATGCTGAGGACTGGCAGCCCCGCACCGGGACCTCCCAGTCCCGCACCTTCCGCAAACTGGCCCAGCTGACAGGCACCGACAGCAGCA TGGAGGATCATGATGATGTGTTTGTTAGGAAGCCCAG CCAGGTCTCCGtgccagacccttccccaggaGCAACAATGAAAACTGAACCAGGACTGG cccccaggacccccagtgccacccccagccccaccagccgCCCACCCTGGGCTGTGGACCCCTCGTTTGCCGAGCGCTACGCCCCGGACAAGACGAGCACGGTGGTGAGCAAGCACAGCCAGCCAGCCACACCGACCCCCATGCAGAACCGCAGCTCCATCGTGCAGGCGGCCCAGCAAGCCCCCGAGGGGCCCGGCCGCACCCCGCTCTGCTACAAGTGCAACAAGGTCATCAG GGGACGGTACCTCGTGGCGCTGGGACATTATTACCACCCCGAGGAGTTCACCTGCTGCCAGTGCAGGAAGGTGCTGGATGAGGGTGGCTTCTTTGAGGAGAAAGGCTCCATCTTCTGCCCCAAGTGCTACGACACGCGCTACGCACCCAGCTGTGCCAAGTGCAAGAAGAAGATCACTGGG GAGGTGATGCACGCACTGAAGATGACCTGGCACGTGCAGTGCTTCACCTGCAACGCCTGCAAAACTCCCATCCGCAACCGAGCCTTCTACATGGAGGAGGGACAGCCCTACTGTGAGAGAG ACTATGAGAAGATGTTTGGCACCAAGTGCCGTGGCTGTGACTTCAAGATCGATGCTGGGGACCGGTTCCTGGAGGCGCTGGGGTTCAGCTGGCATGACACTTGCTTTGTCTGTGCG ATCTGCCAGACCAACCTGGAAGGGAAGACATTCTACTCCAAGAAGGACAAGCCGCTGTGCAAGAGCCATGCTTTCTCCCATGTGTGA
- the PDLIM7 gene encoding PDZ and LIM domain protein 7 isoform X6, with translation MGDMESYKVMLNGPAPWGFRLQGGKDFSMPLSISRLTLGGKAAQAGVGVGDWVLYIDGESTSAMTHIEAQNRIRACGDRLCLTLSRAQNQLGKPQKVLSLDKQPPQLLEPPSDTVCDPVKLRMLEDIDDSKPHTWTSQSRSFRKLARLVGASSMDDGEEEPVKKPRDSHGSSWGTVEQRQPLEPPSTPGCDPGKLRMLEDAEGWQPRTGTSQSRSFRRLAQLTGTDGMEDGEDEIVKKPRDSHGSSWGTVEQRQSPQPLEPPSTPGCNPGKLRLIEDAEDWQPRTGTSQSRTFRKLAQLTGTDSSMEDHDDVFVRKPSQVSVPDPSPGATMKTEPGLAPRTPSATPSPTSRPPWAVDPSFAERYAPDKTSTVVSKHSQPATPTPMQNRSSIVQAAQQAPEGPGRTPLCYKCNKVIRGRYLVALGHYYHPEEFTCCQCRKVLDEGGFFEEKGSIFCPKCYDTRYAPSCAKCKKKITGEVMHALKMTWHVQCFTCNACKTPIRNRAFYMEEGQPYCERDYEKMFGTKCRGCDFKIDAGDRFLEALGFSWHDTCFVCAICQTNLEGKTFYSKKDKPLCKSHAFSHV, from the exons ATGGGCGACATGGAGTCCTACAAGGTGATGCTGAATGGGCCGGCACCCTGGGGCttcaggctgcagggagggaaggattTCAGCATGCCGCTCTCCATCTCCAGG CTGACTCTGGGTGGGAAGGCAGCCCAGGCCGGCGTGGGAGTGGGTGACTGGGTGCTGTACATCGATGGGGAGAGCACCAGTGCCATGACACACATCGAGGCCCAGAACAGGATCCGTGCCTGCGGGGACAGGCTCTGCCTCACCTTGAGCAG AGCCCAGAACCAGCTGGGGAAGCCGCAGAAG GTGCTGAGCCTTGACAA GCAgcccccacagctgctggagccCCCCAGTGACACTGTGTGTGACCCTGTGAAGCTGCGGATGTTAGAGGACATTGATGACTCAAAGCCCCACACCTGGACGTCCCAGTCCCGTTCCTTCCGCAAACTGGCCCGGCTGGTGGGCGCAAGCAGCA TGGATGATGGTGAGGAAGAGCCTGTTAAAAAGCCCAG GGATTCCCATGGGTCCAGCTGGGGCACAGTGGAGCAGCG GCAGCCTCTGGAGCCCCCCAGTACCCCCGGGTGTGATCCTGGGAAGTTGCGGATGTTGGAGGATGCTGAGGGCTGGCAGCCCCGCACCGGGACCTCCCAGTCCCGCTCCTTCCGCAGACTGGCCCAGCTGACGGGCACAGATGGCA TGGAGGATGGTGAGGACGAGATTGTTAAAAAGCCCAG GGATTCCCATGGGTCCAGCTGGGGCACAGTGGAGCAGCG ACAGTCCCCTCagcccctggagccccccagcacccctgggtgcaACCCTGGGAAGCTGCGACTGATAGAGGATGCTGAGGACTGGCAGCCCCGCACCGGGACCTCCCAGTCCCGCACCTTCCGCAAACTGGCCCAGCTGACAGGCACCGACAGCAGCA TGGAGGATCATGATGATGTGTTTGTTAGGAAGCCCAG CCAGGTCTCCGtgccagacccttccccaggaGCAACAATGAAAACTGAACCAGGACTGG cccccaggacccccagtgccacccccagccccaccagccgCCCACCCTGGGCTGTGGACCCCTCGTTTGCCGAGCGCTACGCCCCGGACAAGACGAGCACGGTGGTGAGCAAGCACAGCCAGCCAGCCACACCGACCCCCATGCAGAACCGCAGCTCCATCGTGCAGGCGGCCCAGCAAGCCCCCGAGGGGCCCGGCCGCACCCCGCTCTGCTACAAGTGCAACAAGGTCATCAG GGGACGGTACCTCGTGGCGCTGGGACATTATTACCACCCCGAGGAGTTCACCTGCTGCCAGTGCAGGAAGGTGCTGGATGAGGGTGGCTTCTTTGAGGAGAAAGGCTCCATCTTCTGCCCCAAGTGCTACGACACGCGCTACGCACCCAGCTGTGCCAAGTGCAAGAAGAAGATCACTGGG GAGGTGATGCACGCACTGAAGATGACCTGGCACGTGCAGTGCTTCACCTGCAACGCCTGCAAAACTCCCATCCGCAACCGAGCCTTCTACATGGAGGAGGGACAGCCCTACTGTGAGAGAG ACTATGAGAAGATGTTTGGCACCAAGTGCCGTGGCTGTGACTTCAAGATCGATGCTGGGGACCGGTTCCTGGAGGCGCTGGGGTTCAGCTGGCATGACACTTGCTTTGTCTGTGCG ATCTGCCAGACCAACCTGGAAGGGAAGACATTCTACTCCAAGAAGGACAAGCCGCTGTGCAAGAGCCATGCTTTCTCCCATGTGTGA
- the PDLIM7 gene encoding PDZ and LIM domain protein 7 isoform X4 codes for MGDMESYKVMLNGPAPWGFRLQGGKDFSMPLSISRLTLGGKAAQAGVGVGDWVLYIDGESTSAMTHIEAQNRIRACGDRLCLTLSRAQNQLGKPQKVLSLDKQPPQLLESPSTPVCDPVKLRMLEDIDDSKPHSWTSQSRSFRKLSRLVGADSMEDGEEELVKKPRDSHGSSWGTVEPWQPQQPLEPPSTPGCDPGKLRMLEDAEGWQPRTGTSQSRSFRRLAQLTGTDGMEDGEDEIVKKPRDSHGSSWGTVEQRQPLEPPSTPGCDPGKLRMLEDAEGWQPRTGTSQSRSFRRLAQLTGTDGMEDGEDEIVKKPRDSHGSSWGTVEQRQSPQPLEPPSTPGCNPGKLRLIEDAEDWQPRTGTSQSRTFRKLAQLTGTDSSMEDHDDVFVRKPSQVSVPDPSPGATMKTEPGLAPRTPSATPSPTSRPPWAVDPSFAERYAPDKTSTVVSKHSQPATPTPMQNRSSIVQAAQQAPEGPGRTPLCYKCNKVIRGRYLVALGHYYHPEEFTCCQCRKVLDEGGFFEEKGSIFCPKCYDTRYAPSCAKCKKKITGEVMHALKMTWHVQCFTCNACKTPIRNRAFYMEEGQPYCERDYEKMFGTKCRGCDFKIDAGDRFLEALGFSWHDTCFVCAICQTNLEGKTFYSKKDKPLCKSHAFSHV; via the exons ATGGGCGACATGGAGTCCTACAAGGTGATGCTGAATGGGCCGGCACCCTGGGGCttcaggctgcagggagggaaggattTCAGCATGCCGCTCTCCATCTCCAGG CTGACTCTGGGTGGGAAGGCAGCCCAGGCCGGCGTGGGAGTGGGTGACTGGGTGCTGTACATCGATGGGGAGAGCACCAGTGCCATGACACACATCGAGGCCCAGAACAGGATCCGTGCCTGCGGGGACAGGCTCTGCCTCACCTTGAGCAG AGCCCAGAACCAGCTGGGGAAGCCGCAGAAG GTGCTGAGCCTTGACAA GCAgcccccacagctgctggagtcccccagcacccctgtGTGTGACCCTGTGAAGCTGCGGATGTTAGAGGACATTGACGACTCAAAGCCCCACAGCTGGACCTCCCAGTCCCGTTCCTTCCGCAAACTGTCGCGGCTGGTGGGCGCAGACAGCA TGGAGGATGGTGAGGAAGAGCTTGTTAAAAAGCCCAG GGATTCCCATGGGTCCAGCTGGGGCACAGTGGAGCCATG gcagccccagcagcctctggagcCCCCCAGTACCCCTGGGTGTGATCCTGGGAAGTTGCGGATGTTGGAGGATGCTGAGGGCTGGCAGCCCCGCACCGGGACCTCCCAGTCCCGCTCCTTCCGCAGACTGGCCCAGCTGACGGGCACAGATGGCA TGGAGGATGGTGAGGATGAGATTGTTAAAAAGCCCAG GGATTCCCATGGGTCCAGCTGGGGCACAGTGGAGCAGCG GCAGCCTCTGGAGCCCCCCAGTACCCCCGGGTGTGATCCTGGGAAGTTGCGGATGTTGGAGGATGCTGAGGGCTGGCAGCCCCGCACCGGGACCTCCCAGTCCCGCTCCTTCCGCAGACTGGCCCAGCTGACGGGCACAGATGGCA TGGAGGATGGTGAGGACGAGATTGTTAAAAAGCCCAG GGATTCCCATGGGTCCAGCTGGGGCACAGTGGAGCAGCG ACAGTCCCCTCagcccctggagccccccagcacccctgggtgcaACCCTGGGAAGCTGCGACTGATAGAGGATGCTGAGGACTGGCAGCCCCGCACCGGGACCTCCCAGTCCCGCACCTTCCGCAAACTGGCCCAGCTGACAGGCACCGACAGCAGCA TGGAGGATCATGATGATGTGTTTGTTAGGAAGCCCAG CCAGGTCTCCGtgccagacccttccccaggaGCAACAATGAAAACTGAACCAGGACTGG cccccaggacccccagtgccacccccagccccaccagccgCCCACCCTGGGCTGTGGACCCCTCGTTTGCCGAGCGCTACGCCCCGGACAAGACGAGCACGGTGGTGAGCAAGCACAGCCAGCCAGCCACACCGACCCCCATGCAGAACCGCAGCTCCATCGTGCAGGCGGCCCAGCAAGCCCCCGAGGGGCCCGGCCGCACCCCGCTCTGCTACAAGTGCAACAAGGTCATCAG GGGACGGTACCTCGTGGCGCTGGGACATTATTACCACCCCGAGGAGTTCACCTGCTGCCAGTGCAGGAAGGTGCTGGATGAGGGTGGCTTCTTTGAGGAGAAAGGCTCCATCTTCTGCCCCAAGTGCTACGACACGCGCTACGCACCCAGCTGTGCCAAGTGCAAGAAGAAGATCACTGGG GAGGTGATGCACGCACTGAAGATGACCTGGCACGTGCAGTGCTTCACCTGCAACGCCTGCAAAACTCCCATCCGCAACCGAGCCTTCTACATGGAGGAGGGACAGCCCTACTGTGAGAGAG ACTATGAGAAGATGTTTGGCACCAAGTGCCGTGGCTGTGACTTCAAGATCGATGCTGGGGACCGGTTCCTGGAGGCGCTGGGGTTCAGCTGGCATGACACTTGCTTTGTCTGTGCG ATCTGCCAGACCAACCTGGAAGGGAAGACATTCTACTCCAAGAAGGACAAGCCGCTGTGCAAGAGCCATGCTTTCTCCCATGTGTGA